A window of Castanea sativa cultivar Marrone di Chiusa Pesio chromosome 1, ASM4071231v1 contains these coding sequences:
- the LOC142622105 gene encoding UDP-glycosyltransferase 90A1-like translates to MGSICGDSQVPHHVVLFPFMSKGHTIPILHLARLLLHRSLTVTIFTTPANRPFIFESLNDTTVTILDLPFSHNVPDIPVGLESTDKLPSMSMFPSLANASKLMQPDFERALQTLPRVSFMVSDGFLWWTLESASKFNIPRFVYYGMSYYSSCVSRAVAINRLLFGPESDDELVSVPTFPWIKVTRNDFEPPYTEPEPKGLQIEFTMKAVIATAMSHGIIFNSFYELEPLFADYWNSECTPKAWSVGPLCLAEPSKGSTEPHNKLKWVQWLDKKHDQGSSVLYVAFGSQAEISPAQLKDIGTGLEESKVNFLWVIRKSESEISDGFEERVKDRGIVVREWVDQREILMHESVQGFLSHCGWNSVLESICVGVPILAWPMMAEQPLNARIVVEEIKVGLRVETCDGSVRGFVKWERLEKMVKELMEGEKGKEVRKKSKELAEMAKKAMEEGGSSKCTLDLLIDETCGKKT, encoded by the coding sequence ATGGGTTCCATCTGTGGTGATTCACAAGTCCCACACCATGTGGTTCTCTTTCCCTTTATGTCAAAAGGCCACACCATCCCAATCCTCCACCTTGCACGCTTACTCCTCCATCGCAGCCTCACTGTCACCATTTTCACCACCCCAGCCAATCGTCCCTTCATCTTCGAGTCCCTCAATGACACCACAGTCACCATTCTTGACTTACCATTCTCACACAATGTGCCTGATATACCTGTTGGCCTTGAGAGCACAGACAAACTGCCCTCTATGTCCATGTTTCCTTCATTGGCAAACGCCTCAAAGTTAATGCAGCCCGACTTCGAACGAGCACTCCAGACTCTTCCACGTGTTAGCTTCATGGTCTCTGATGGGTTCCTCTGGTGGACCCTAGAGTCTGCTTCCAAGTTCAACATCCCGAGATTTGTATACTATGGTATGAGCTATTACTCTTCTTGTGTGTCTAGAGCTGTGGCTATTAATAGACTTCTCTTTGGACCTGAATCAGACGACGAGTTAGTATCAGTTCCTACTTTTCCATGGATTAAAGTTACTAGAAATGACTTTGAGCCCCCATATACCGAGCCGGAGCCAAAGGGTCTACAAATTGAGTTCACCATGAAAGCAGTCATAGCAACAGCGATGAGCCATGGTATTATATTCAACAGCTTTTATGAGCTTGAACCTTTGTTTGCTGATTATTGGAACAGTGAGTGTACACCCAAGGCCTGGTCTGTGGGGCCTCTTTGCCTAGCTGAGCCATCAAAGGGTAGCACTGAACCCCACAATAAGCTCAAATGGGTTCAGTGGCTGGACAAGAAGCATGACCAAGGGAGCTCAGTTCTGTATGTAGCTTTTGGGTCACAGGCAGAGATTTCACCTGCACAACTCAAAGATATAGGAACTGGGTTGGAAGAATCTAAAGTGAATTTCTTGTGGGTGATAAGAAAGAGTGAGTCAGAGATTTCAGATGGGTTTGAAGAGAGAGTGAAAGATAGAGGAATTGTAGTGAGAGAGTGGGTTGACCAAAGGGAGATTTTGATGCATGAGAGTGTGCAAGGATTTCTTAGCCACTGTGGATGGAATTCTGTGTTGGAGAGCATATGTGTTGGGGTTCCAATCCTTGCATGGCCTATGATGGCAGAGCAACCATTGAATGCAAGAATTGTTGTGGAGGAGATAAAGGTGGGACTGAGGGTCGAGACATGTGATGGGTCAGTGAGAGGGTTTGTGAAGTGGGAGCGGTTAGAGAAAATGGTGAAAGAGTTAATGGAGGGAGAGAAGGGAAAGGAGGTGAGGAAGAAGAGCAAGGAACTGGCAGAGATGGCCAAGAAAGCTATGGAGGAAGGTGGATCGTCCAAATGCACTTTGGACTTGCTCATTGATGAGACATGTGGAAAGAAGACATGA